In one Candidatus Nitronereus thalassa genomic region, the following are encoded:
- a CDS encoding ABC transporter permease → MGTEAISSREIVLLSNASSNEKPSLVIEPTKGLFHVDLLEIWKHRELLYFLIWRDIKVKYKQTVIGASWAIIQPVMTMIIFTVIFGNFANIPSDGIPYPIFAYTALLPWTYFSQAVTRTSLGVLGNSVLITKVYFPRLIIPIASAVAPLIEFCLSFLVLTGLMAWFNVVPTWGIVLLPLFLLLALFTALGVGLFLSALHVRYRDVGHSIGFLIQFWMYASPVIYPLSLVPEGWRFLYSLNPMVGVIEGFRWAILGKVNPDLVAMGLSGGMVVTLLALGILYFNRMERYFADVI, encoded by the coding sequence ATGGGAACAGAAGCAATATCCAGTAGGGAAATCGTACTTCTTTCCAATGCAAGTTCAAATGAAAAACCTTCTTTGGTTATTGAGCCGACGAAAGGGCTTTTTCATGTGGACCTCTTGGAGATCTGGAAGCATCGAGAATTGCTATACTTTTTGATTTGGCGTGATATCAAGGTCAAGTACAAACAGACCGTGATTGGTGCTTCTTGGGCGATAATTCAACCCGTGATGACCATGATTATCTTTACTGTTATCTTTGGAAATTTTGCGAATATCCCTTCAGATGGGATTCCTTATCCTATATTTGCATACACGGCGCTTCTTCCATGGACATACTTTTCCCAGGCAGTTACTCGTACCAGTTTGGGCGTGCTGGGTAATTCTGTTCTAATAACCAAAGTGTATTTCCCGCGTTTAATCATTCCAATTGCTTCTGCAGTTGCCCCTTTGATTGAATTTTGCTTGTCCTTTTTGGTCTTAACAGGATTGATGGCCTGGTTCAATGTTGTGCCAACTTGGGGGATCGTCCTGCTTCCATTGTTTTTATTGTTGGCCCTGTTCACGGCATTAGGTGTAGGCCTCTTTTTGTCTGCTCTCCATGTCAGGTATCGAGACGTTGGTCACTCAATAGGCTTTCTTATTCAATTTTGGATGTACGCCTCCCCAGTCATTTACCCTTTGAGTCTTGTTCCCGAAGGATGGCGGTTTTTATACAGCCTAAATCCAATGGTGGGAGTGATTGAAGGATTCCGTTGGGCAATTCTTGGAAAAGTCAATCCAGATTTGGTGGCAATGGGACTTAGTGGAGGAATGGTGGTGACATTGCTGGCATTGGGAATTCTTTATTTTAACCGGATGGAACGATATTTCGCCGATGTCATTTAA
- a CDS encoding NAD-dependent epimerase/dehydratase family protein: MSRQTRVLVTGAGGFIGNGLVTYLKKRGYWVRGVDIKYPEFSTTDADEFELLDLRRWDNCLQATRDVEEVYALAADMGGMGFISANHAQILRNNSLINIHTLEAACINGVKRYLYTSSACVYPEFKQMEANVVPLKEEDAYPAQPQDAYGWEKLIAEKLCEYYRQDYGIETRTVRFHNIFGPLGTWEGGREKVPAALCRKVAMAKLTGNPEVEIWGDGEQTRSFCYIDDCVTGIYKLMRSEFHEPLNLGQDRMVTINQLADMVAKVADHKIEKKHVPGPQGVRGRNSDNTRLRDVLGWEPVISLEEGIARTYPWIEAQVKAKLQAASSEKKEMKSVA, encoded by the coding sequence ATGTCTCGGCAAACACGAGTGTTGGTGACAGGCGCAGGTGGGTTCATTGGAAACGGTTTGGTAACATATTTAAAGAAACGCGGGTATTGGGTTCGAGGCGTTGATATTAAATATCCAGAATTCAGCACCACGGATGCGGATGAGTTCGAGCTGCTTGACTTGCGTCGTTGGGACAATTGTCTTCAAGCCACTCGTGATGTTGAAGAGGTCTACGCTTTGGCAGCAGATATGGGAGGAATGGGATTTATTTCTGCCAATCACGCCCAAATTTTACGTAATAACTCACTTATTAATATTCATACACTCGAAGCTGCATGTATCAATGGTGTGAAGAGGTATTTGTATACCTCCTCTGCCTGTGTATATCCCGAATTCAAACAAATGGAAGCCAATGTGGTACCCCTGAAAGAAGAGGATGCCTATCCTGCGCAACCTCAAGATGCCTATGGATGGGAAAAGCTAATCGCAGAAAAATTGTGTGAATATTATAGACAAGATTATGGGATCGAAACACGAACCGTTCGATTCCATAATATTTTTGGTCCTTTAGGCACATGGGAAGGGGGACGAGAAAAGGTTCCCGCGGCATTGTGTCGGAAAGTGGCCATGGCCAAATTAACAGGGAACCCTGAAGTCGAGATTTGGGGAGATGGAGAACAAACTCGATCCTTTTGCTATATCGATGATTGCGTGACGGGTATTTATAAACTCATGCGATCGGAATTTCATGAACCACTCAATTTGGGACAAGATCGAATGGTTACAATCAATCAATTAGCGGATATGGTTGCGAAAGTGGCTGATCATAAAATTGAGAAAAAACATGTGCCTGGTCCACAAGGAGTTCGAGGGCGAAATTCCGACAATACTCGGTTGCGGGATGTGCTGGGATGGGAGCCTGTAATCTCCCTGGAAGAGGGGATTGCGCGAACGTACCCCTGGATAGAGGCCCAGGTGAAAGCGAAATTACAAGCAGCTTCATCTGAGAAAAAAGAAATGAAATCTGTGGCCTAA
- a CDS encoding VanZ family protein has protein sequence MPMSEKKVKTPKTLQNQGVLILLNLSSVYICILTMMPFTFSFQDEGPFLDLIAKKFGKFFPICCTAAWSLENVISNLVLFIPFGIFLVSLQKFSSYSLSKKILLVGLASGLLSLSVEIMQLFLPRYPSLVDLSMNILSGAIGGIIGHYYFVPVSQFIKSSWVMGCTNRIMIIGVVVYVMLIGLMYTVPLKSNFKNWDQSFLVQLGNEATQDRPWLGKIYQIAVYGKSLGASEVQLNFQAGPYIDKANLRVQDGLLAFYNFTEGSGAMVHDRGEIGLPLNLRIQNPTKIKWLKPNGIELLENTMVKSQEPFRKFFADKGYANSEVTIEAWFQPSDIDQKGPARIISYSKESDSVNFILGQERQNVVFRLRTPLTGETGTKPELYTTDAPLNLNMMHVVATYRPGYETLYLNGQEHKMIRMAKRKYVFQYMEEFCGPYAYSFFLLFPLCFFSCLGFSNCSKNFKPAFFSVGVGMTVLGFSWMVPLETVYMREQGYSTLLFGGLVILASVLISIYFRKTLSGPCSFL, from the coding sequence ATGCCCATGAGTGAAAAAAAGGTGAAAACCCCAAAGACTTTACAAAATCAGGGGGTGCTTATCCTATTGAATTTATCTTCGGTCTATATATGTATTTTAACGATGATGCCATTTACGTTTTCTTTTCAGGATGAAGGGCCATTTCTCGATCTTATTGCTAAAAAGTTTGGCAAATTTTTCCCGATTTGTTGCACAGCGGCTTGGTCTTTAGAAAATGTCATAAGTAATCTCGTTTTATTTATACCGTTTGGAATATTTTTAGTCTCTCTTCAGAAGTTTTCCTCTTACTCTCTGTCCAAGAAAATTCTACTAGTCGGATTGGCCAGTGGACTTTTAAGTCTTTCGGTAGAAATCATGCAATTATTCTTACCCAGGTACCCCTCCCTGGTGGATTTGAGTATGAATATACTCAGCGGCGCGATTGGTGGCATTATTGGGCATTATTATTTTGTGCCCGTGAGTCAATTTATTAAAAGTTCATGGGTCATGGGGTGTACCAATCGAATCATGATAATAGGAGTGGTAGTGTATGTCATGCTTATAGGCCTCATGTACACCGTTCCTTTAAAATCCAATTTCAAAAATTGGGACCAATCCTTTTTAGTTCAATTAGGCAATGAAGCAACCCAAGATCGGCCTTGGTTGGGGAAGATTTATCAAATTGCTGTGTATGGGAAGAGTCTTGGTGCGTCAGAGGTTCAGTTGAACTTTCAGGCTGGGCCGTATATAGACAAGGCCAATTTAAGAGTCCAGGATGGGCTCTTGGCCTTTTATAATTTTACCGAAGGTTCCGGTGCAATGGTTCATGATCGTGGAGAGATTGGTCTTCCCCTGAACTTACGGATACAAAACCCCACAAAAATTAAGTGGTTGAAACCTAACGGCATCGAACTGTTGGAAAATACCATGGTGAAAAGTCAGGAGCCATTTCGCAAATTTTTTGCTGACAAAGGATATGCGAACAGTGAGGTCACTATTGAAGCTTGGTTCCAGCCATCGGATATCGATCAGAAAGGTCCGGCGAGAATAATTTCATATTCAAAAGAGTCGGATTCGGTGAATTTTATTCTTGGGCAGGAAAGGCAAAACGTGGTGTTTCGACTGCGGACACCCTTGACAGGGGAAACGGGCACGAAGCCTGAATTGTATACGACCGATGCGCCTCTTAATTTAAACATGATGCATGTAGTGGCAACCTATCGCCCAGGCTATGAAACCCTGTACCTCAATGGACAAGAACATAAAATGATTCGGATGGCCAAGAGAAAGTATGTGTTCCAATATATGGAGGAATTCTGTGGTCCATATGCCTACAGTTTTTTTCTTCTGTTTCCTCTATGTTTTTTCTCGTGCCTGGGATTTTCGAATTGCAGTAAAAATTTTAAACCTGCTTTTTTTTCTGTTGGTGTGGGGATGACCGTATTAGGGTTTAGTTGGATGGTTCCTCTTGAAACCGTTTATATGAGAGAACAAGGCTACTCGACTTTGTTGTTTGGGGGGCTGGTGATACTGGCTTCTGTTTTGATCAGCATATACTTTCGAAAAACATTATCTGGCCCTTGCTCCTTCTTATGA
- a CDS encoding class I SAM-dependent methyltransferase: protein MENKTITSLRFEEARIRDVYARRQDTDRYSWFNPAYRVMIQEQEKIMLRLLHQHGVQSLDEQSILEIGCGKGFWLREFIKWGAQPKNVTGIELLPGRVEEAKQLCPEGVHIENGSAIDLPFRDEQFDVVLQSTVFSSVLDPEMKIRIAREMVRVMKKHGCIIWYDFHVNNPWNSDVRGVKKHEMYKLFPDCQFSLHRVTLAPPITRRLASYSLLGCHLLEKLKILNTHYLALITKPVN from the coding sequence ATGGAAAATAAGACGATAACTTCTCTTCGCTTCGAAGAAGCCAGAATTCGCGATGTGTATGCCAGGCGGCAAGATACAGATCGATATTCCTGGTTTAATCCTGCATACAGGGTCATGATTCAAGAGCAGGAGAAGATAATGTTGCGCCTTCTTCACCAACATGGAGTTCAATCCTTGGATGAGCAGTCCATACTTGAAATAGGATGTGGTAAGGGGTTTTGGCTACGCGAGTTCATTAAGTGGGGCGCTCAACCTAAGAATGTGACGGGTATTGAACTTCTTCCTGGTCGGGTAGAGGAGGCCAAGCAGTTATGTCCCGAAGGTGTTCATATTGAAAATGGAAGTGCGATCGATCTGCCATTTCGTGATGAGCAATTCGATGTAGTCCTTCAATCCACAGTATTTTCTTCTGTATTGGACCCGGAAATGAAAATCCGGATTGCTCGGGAGATGGTCCGAGTGATGAAAAAACATGGCTGTATTATCTGGTATGACTTTCATGTCAATAATCCCTGGAATTCTGATGTCCGTGGGGTGAAAAAGCATGAAATGTACAAATTGTTTCCAGATTGCCAATTTTCCCTTCATCGAGTGACGTTGGCACCTCCCATTACACGACGCCTCGCTTCCTATTCACTCTTGGGATGTCACCTTTTAGAAAAGCTGAAAATTCTGAACACGCATTATTTGGCTCTCATTACAAAACCTGTTAATTAA
- a CDS encoding glycosyltransferase family 2 protein: protein MMLTSLSPTTPAVSILIPCRNEKDHIEGCIRSILKQQAPEESYEVIIADGMSDDGTREILQRLSEEDPRIRVIDNPGRIVSTGLNEAISSARGRIIIRMDAHTSYAPNYIQECIKVLTESGADNVGGPWVAKGAGKISCAIAAAFQSPFGVGGARGHDPNFEGIVDTVYLGCWPKDVFAKHGPFDEELVRNQDDEYNLRITRNGGRIYQSPRIRSWYRPRGSLRALFRQYMQYGYWKVRVIQKHKLPASLRHLIPGCFVLSVICLPLIALGWFPAIWAWGGVVGLYGLLNLLASISTARQKGWGLIWVLPIVFACYHFAYGVGFLRGIWDFVVIRKGPQEFFTKLSRQTASHS, encoded by the coding sequence ATGATGTTAACCTCTTTGTCACCTACAACACCTGCGGTTTCAATTCTTATACCATGCCGAAATGAAAAAGATCATATTGAAGGATGTATCCGATCGATATTGAAACAACAGGCCCCGGAGGAAAGTTACGAGGTTATTATTGCTGATGGAATGTCAGATGATGGAACCCGAGAGATTCTCCAACGATTGTCTGAGGAGGATCCGCGGATTCGGGTAATCGATAATCCCGGACGAATCGTGTCCACAGGACTCAATGAGGCCATTAGCAGTGCAAGAGGGCGTATAATTATACGCATGGATGCTCATACTTCCTATGCGCCGAACTATATTCAGGAGTGCATCAAGGTACTCACAGAATCTGGTGCCGACAACGTTGGAGGACCGTGGGTGGCAAAAGGGGCAGGAAAAATAAGTTGTGCGATTGCTGCGGCTTTTCAGTCCCCTTTTGGAGTGGGGGGGGCTAGGGGGCACGATCCAAATTTTGAGGGAATAGTGGATACCGTGTATCTGGGCTGTTGGCCGAAGGACGTTTTTGCCAAGCATGGGCCCTTTGATGAGGAGTTAGTTCGCAACCAAGATGACGAGTACAACCTACGCATCACGCGGAATGGTGGTCGGATATATCAATCGCCACGGATACGGAGTTGGTATCGTCCCCGTGGGTCATTGCGGGCCTTATTCCGGCAGTATATGCAATATGGGTATTGGAAAGTCAGAGTCATTCAAAAACATAAACTGCCGGCTTCGTTACGGCACCTCATTCCTGGATGTTTTGTGTTGTCTGTAATCTGCCTCCCCCTAATAGCATTAGGGTGGTTCCCAGCAATATGGGCGTGGGGTGGTGTTGTCGGACTGTATGGACTCTTAAACCTTCTGGCTTCCATAAGCACGGCTCGCCAAAAGGGCTGGGGCCTTATATGGGTTCTTCCCATCGTATTTGCTTGTTATCATTTTGCTTATGGAGTTGGGTTCCTCAGAGGTATTTGGGATTTTGTGGTGATACGGAAGGGGCCTCAGGAATTCTTTACGAAACTGTCTCGCCAAACAGCCAGCCACAGTTAG
- a CDS encoding right-handed parallel beta-helix repeat-containing protein → MRNRTYHAGLISVMVLNFIAIVLFPAFSYAASNYYVATNGNDGNSCSSAKSESTPKKTINSGVGCLAPGDTLYVKSGTYNEWLNNSIPGGTSWSSPVTVSAYPGHTVIIKGPSGVDRTIHIQGANKKYIILNGLIVDAQNSNYDAIKLTRNGAGDEANHIRIQNCEIRNAKNIGIMVGVGSDSHEFLNLNLHDNGTVDVKGDGLYGYAIYIEGSNSVLEESIIWNSGSWGVHVYNGHDNNANNNIIRKNIIYDNAMKRNTGGVIIGSGSGNMVYNNIIRNNYKGIRLNRAAKVFHNTVYDNPSMAVELASGGSSSEIRNNIFWKNGTNGIVGSAISSHNLSSNPGFVSESNNDFKLTSSSLAIDAGTNLSEVSDDFLGGSRPQGNKSDIGAYEYGVTVADNQPPAPPTNLQFMSN, encoded by the coding sequence ATGAGAAACCGAACATACCATGCGGGTCTTATTTCTGTAATGGTTTTAAATTTTATAGCGATTGTGCTTTTTCCAGCTTTCAGTTATGCCGCGAGTAATTATTATGTGGCAACGAATGGGAATGACGGCAATTCTTGTTCAAGTGCAAAATCTGAATCAACTCCAAAGAAAACAATAAATTCTGGTGTGGGGTGTCTTGCCCCCGGTGATACCCTCTACGTGAAAAGTGGAACATATAACGAATGGTTGAATAACTCGATTCCCGGTGGAACTTCTTGGAGCAGTCCAGTCACGGTTTCTGCCTATCCAGGCCATACAGTTATCATTAAAGGCCCTTCCGGTGTGGATCGAACCATTCACATTCAAGGGGCAAATAAAAAATATATCATTCTGAATGGGTTGATTGTTGATGCTCAAAATTCCAATTACGATGCCATAAAATTAACGAGAAATGGTGCCGGTGATGAGGCGAACCATATCCGGATACAAAACTGTGAAATTAGGAATGCAAAGAATATAGGAATTATGGTTGGTGTTGGATCAGATTCACATGAATTTTTAAACTTGAATTTACATGATAATGGCACTGTTGATGTTAAGGGTGATGGCCTGTATGGATATGCTATATATATTGAAGGCAGTAATAGTGTGTTAGAAGAATCTATAATTTGGAATTCAGGTTCCTGGGGAGTCCATGTATATAATGGGCATGATAATAATGCGAATAACAACATAATTCGGAAGAACATCATTTACGATAATGCCATGAAAAGAAACACCGGTGGCGTGATTATTGGAAGTGGTAGTGGTAATATGGTTTATAACAACATTATACGAAACAACTATAAGGGAATTCGTTTAAATAGAGCAGCGAAAGTTTTTCACAATACGGTTTATGATAACCCCAGTATGGCTGTTGAGCTGGCTTCCGGTGGTAGTTCAAGTGAAATCAGAAACAACATTTTTTGGAAAAATGGAACAAATGGAATTGTTGGATCTGCCATTAGTTCCCATAATCTCAGCTCCAATCCTGGTTTTGTAAGTGAATCGAACAATGATTTTAAGCTTACGAGCTCTAGCTTAGCTATTGATGCAGGAACAAATCTCTCTGAAGTGTCCGATGACTTTTTAGGTGGAAGCCGGCCACAGGGTAATAAAAGTGATATTGGAGCTTACGAATATGGCGTCACAGTTGCCGATAATCAACCACCTGCTCCGCCTACCAACCTTCAATTTATGTCAAATTAA
- the asnB gene encoding asparagine synthase (glutamine-hydrolyzing), whose product MCGFCGIASDDNTSIVSQNVLEAMRDSFEHRGPDDHGVYIQPGIALGSRRLSIQDLSERGHMPMGTRDGRYWIAYNGEVYNANDLRHRLKSRGYEFFSNTDTEVVLNLFAEYGPDMLEQLNGMFAVAIWDQKERKLFLARDRVGIKPLFYSYYQGALYFASEAKGLFASGVPSRFDESSWEELLCFRYVAGERTPFEGVFRLLPGHFMTWQDGKSQIHRWWNLTDRAQALRENLPRNPLEWFQETFEDSVNVRRIGDVPIGVLLSGGLDSNSVAASLSAQAGSGVASFTVRFEEPEYDEGPLARQVADKLNLDHHELFLSPQELLPLLFNGSRLNDEPLVHGNDLHLWRISQMAKDRVTVLLSGEGSDELLGGYVRYQPLRSPWLLNAARPVLPYFVSKLGLNGRLLKLSRFLQLGSIDNFILFNSCDVFPDDLKLLGMKTTGRYPFRERVLAESKSLYRDDPMRQAMFSDQHTFLCSILDRNDRMTMGASIECRVPFLDYRLVEGLAALPSSTLLQGKESKYLLRETLGRRLPLDIQKHRKWGFGVPWASYFRQIPEWRRFVQDLPNMSPINGGPFERSQVKRIVEQFLEGEKSVEPLVKQLVMVTGWYKAFFEHASIPESLISAH is encoded by the coding sequence ATGTGCGGTTTTTGCGGAATAGCCTCGGATGATAATACTTCGATAGTTTCCCAAAACGTCTTAGAAGCGATGCGGGATAGTTTTGAGCACCGAGGCCCTGATGACCATGGGGTTTATATTCAACCGGGAATTGCATTGGGTTCCCGACGTCTCTCTATCCAAGATCTCTCTGAGCGGGGACATATGCCAATGGGGACGAGAGATGGCCGATATTGGATTGCCTATAACGGCGAAGTGTATAACGCCAACGATCTACGCCATCGCTTGAAATCTAGGGGATACGAATTTTTCTCCAACACCGATACCGAAGTGGTGCTAAACCTTTTTGCGGAATATGGTCCGGATATGCTGGAACAGTTAAATGGAATGTTTGCTGTGGCAATTTGGGATCAAAAAGAGCGGAAACTTTTTCTTGCTCGCGATAGGGTCGGCATCAAACCATTATTTTATTCGTATTATCAAGGGGCTCTGTATTTTGCTTCTGAGGCCAAGGGGCTTTTTGCCTCGGGAGTTCCTTCTCGGTTTGATGAATCTTCCTGGGAAGAGCTGCTATGTTTCCGGTATGTGGCGGGCGAGCGTACTCCATTCGAAGGAGTATTTCGACTCTTGCCAGGCCATTTTATGACTTGGCAAGACGGGAAGAGCCAAATACATCGCTGGTGGAATTTAACTGACCGTGCACAGGCTTTGCGGGAAAACCTTCCTAGGAACCCTTTGGAATGGTTCCAGGAAACCTTCGAAGATTCCGTGAATGTGAGACGAATCGGGGATGTTCCAATTGGTGTGCTATTGAGTGGCGGTCTTGATTCCAATAGTGTCGCGGCTTCGTTATCGGCGCAAGCCGGTTCGGGAGTCGCCAGTTTTACCGTCAGATTTGAAGAGCCGGAATATGATGAAGGGCCATTAGCGCGACAGGTGGCCGACAAACTCAATCTTGACCATCATGAGCTGTTTCTCTCACCCCAAGAGCTTTTGCCTCTCTTATTCAATGGATCCAGGTTGAATGACGAACCCTTGGTGCATGGGAACGATTTACACCTATGGAGGATTTCTCAGATGGCGAAAGACCGAGTCACGGTACTGCTGTCTGGTGAGGGGAGTGATGAATTGCTCGGAGGATATGTGAGGTACCAACCTCTCCGGTCGCCATGGCTGTTAAATGCAGCACGACCTGTGCTTCCTTATTTTGTTTCCAAACTAGGGTTAAATGGTCGGCTTCTTAAATTGAGTCGGTTTTTACAATTGGGATCCATTGATAACTTTATATTATTTAATTCCTGTGATGTGTTTCCAGATGACCTGAAATTGCTGGGGATGAAAACAACTGGAAGGTATCCCTTCCGGGAGCGAGTGCTTGCCGAATCGAAATCCCTCTATAGGGATGATCCTATGCGCCAGGCTATGTTCTCAGACCAGCACACGTTTTTATGTTCGATACTTGATCGAAACGATCGGATGACGATGGGAGCTTCCATTGAATGTCGAGTTCCGTTTCTTGACTATCGGTTGGTGGAGGGTCTAGCGGCTCTTCCTTCTTCCACACTATTGCAGGGCAAGGAGAGTAAATATCTGTTACGGGAGACCCTTGGGCGACGTCTTCCATTAGACATCCAAAAACACCGCAAATGGGGATTTGGTGTCCCCTGGGCTTCCTATTTTCGACAGATTCCCGAATGGCGTCGCTTTGTGCAGGACTTACCCAATATGTCTCCCATTAACGGTGGACCTTTTGAGCGATCTCAGGTGAAACGGATTGTGGAACAATTTTTGGAAGGTGAGAAATCCGTTGAGCCATTAGTAAAACAATTGGTCATGGTGACGGGATGGTACAAAGCATTTTTCGAACATGCCTCAATTCCTGAATCTCTCATTTCTGCACACTAA
- a CDS encoding glycosyltransferase family 4 protein: MKLLPGLGFVGPMIGRHPGCVTTQGESLVEHFQSEGYPVIGVSFAKNRYVRLADILLTLVQRRKEIDIQCLQVFGGPSFVVEDLASSVGRLLGQKIIMVLRGGAFPEFMKRYPSWCRRVLSRADAIVSPSTFLSKFVETQGFPCEVIPNIIKLSSYPFRLRQKLSPRLLWMRTFHPIYNPEMAVRVMANVHKEIPGATLVIAGQDKGQQSKVHQLSQQLGLQDAVTFPGYLSMSSKFQEGNVAEIFLNTNHVDNMPVSVVEACAMGLPVVATKVGGIPDLLTDGETGLLVPDDDDVAMTSAVFRLLKDPSLAETLSRNGRKLAERSSWEQIKPKWEDVFSRMMS, from the coding sequence GTGAAGTTATTGCCGGGACTTGGATTTGTTGGCCCAATGATTGGGAGGCATCCTGGATGCGTGACGACTCAGGGCGAAAGTCTGGTTGAGCATTTTCAATCTGAGGGGTATCCCGTTATCGGTGTCTCCTTTGCCAAAAATCGTTATGTGCGGCTTGCAGATATCCTGTTGACTTTGGTTCAACGTCGAAAAGAAATTGATATTCAATGCTTGCAAGTCTTTGGAGGTCCGAGTTTTGTGGTGGAGGATCTTGCAAGTAGCGTTGGTCGATTGCTCGGACAAAAAATTATTATGGTCCTTCGAGGTGGAGCCTTTCCCGAATTTATGAAACGATATCCCTCCTGGTGTCGACGAGTCTTAAGCCGTGCTGATGCGATCGTGTCACCTTCAACGTTCTTATCCAAATTCGTTGAAACGCAAGGGTTTCCCTGTGAGGTTATCCCCAATATCATCAAACTTTCATCGTATCCGTTTCGTCTTCGCCAAAAACTCTCGCCTCGATTGCTTTGGATGAGAACCTTTCATCCTATTTATAATCCCGAAATGGCCGTTCGTGTGATGGCCAATGTGCATAAGGAAATTCCAGGGGCAACGTTAGTGATTGCTGGTCAAGATAAAGGCCAGCAATCCAAGGTTCATCAACTTTCTCAGCAGTTAGGGTTGCAAGATGCTGTAACCTTTCCCGGATATTTAAGTATGTCGAGCAAATTTCAAGAAGGAAATGTGGCTGAAATTTTTTTGAATACCAATCACGTGGATAACATGCCGGTAAGTGTCGTTGAGGCCTGTGCGATGGGGCTTCCTGTTGTAGCAACAAAGGTTGGCGGAATTCCTGATTTGTTGACAGATGGTGAAACTGGGTTATTGGTGCCGGATGATGATGATGTCGCGATGACCTCCGCGGTGTTTCGATTATTGAAAGACCCGAGTTTGGCTGAAACGCTGTCGCGTAATGGCCGAAAATTGGCAGAACGGTCTTCCTGGGAACAGATTAAACCTAAGTGGGAAGATGTGTTTTCACGTATGATGTCATGA
- a CDS encoding CapA family protein, translating into MKTEVPCQFHIVKGNTISTNVPPDVPAWQIMHRRPAGSMVSLCAVGDIGLSGRAAMTATRDGGDVLFSEVTPLFQDSDIVFGNLESPLVKDSLSTKMFAAPLMGAELLQRAGFSLMHLANNHVSEYGQEGLSKTLHAVCSKGLVPLGAGDDAKMAKQLKRTDVGGLRIGWLGCGRTLLPQNESGPQYWEFEENELLAAIEESRSQVDLLIVSIHIGMMYIDYPSPDHKAMAEQLMGRGADLILMHHAHILQGVEVTSTNRVACYNLGNFLYDWQEGNVMTPVMLREQNEGAVFYIGLDQQGVAQVAALPTWIDENCRVRWATGDRGYQILNRLHRISEDLKGNFGVEFERQRASRNTGGILKVLLFHLLRGNWGYVVGSLRKARFEHFKMIGGWVWSLGGSSK; encoded by the coding sequence ATGAAAACCGAAGTGCCGTGTCAATTTCACATCGTGAAAGGGAATACCATTTCAACGAATGTCCCTCCTGATGTTCCGGCATGGCAAATCATGCATCGCCGTCCTGCCGGGTCCATGGTTTCGTTGTGTGCGGTCGGAGATATTGGACTTTCTGGACGAGCGGCTATGACAGCAACTCGTGATGGAGGGGATGTTTTATTCTCGGAGGTCACGCCGCTTTTTCAGGATTCAGATATTGTGTTTGGAAATCTTGAGTCTCCTCTTGTTAAGGATAGTCTTTCAACAAAGATGTTTGCGGCCCCCCTGATGGGAGCAGAACTATTACAAAGAGCAGGGTTTTCCTTGATGCATTTGGCCAATAATCATGTCAGTGAGTATGGTCAGGAAGGCCTGTCGAAAACCCTACATGCAGTTTGTTCGAAGGGATTGGTGCCTTTGGGTGCCGGCGATGATGCAAAAATGGCAAAACAGCTCAAACGAACCGATGTGGGTGGACTTCGTATTGGCTGGTTAGGTTGTGGTCGAACCCTCCTGCCTCAAAATGAAAGTGGGCCGCAATATTGGGAGTTTGAGGAAAACGAATTGCTTGCCGCTATTGAGGAAAGCCGTTCTCAGGTAGACCTGTTAATTGTGTCGATTCATATAGGTATGATGTACATCGATTATCCCAGTCCGGATCACAAGGCAATGGCTGAACAGTTAATGGGCCGGGGAGCGGATTTAATTCTCATGCATCATGCGCATATTCTTCAGGGGGTCGAGGTGACCTCAACGAATCGCGTGGCTTGTTACAATCTTGGCAATTTCCTGTACGACTGGCAGGAAGGCAATGTCATGACGCCCGTGATGTTGCGTGAACAAAATGAAGGCGCCGTATTCTATATAGGGTTAGACCAGCAAGGGGTGGCACAGGTAGCCGCTCTTCCTACGTGGATTGATGAAAATTGCCGTGTCCGTTGGGCAACCGGCGATCGGGGCTACCAAATTTTGAACCGTCTCCATCGTATTAGTGAGGATTTAAAAGGAAATTTTGGTGTGGAATTTGAACGTCAGCGTGCTTCACGAAATACGGGGGGGATATTAAAAGTCTTGCTGTTTCATTTACTTCGTGGAAATTGGGGGTATGTTGTTGGGTCCTTGCGCAAAGCTCGCTTTGAACATTTTAAGATGATCGGTGGTTGGGTGTGGAGTTTAGGGGGATCTTCAAAGTGA